One window from the genome of Nicotiana sylvestris chromosome 9, ASM39365v2, whole genome shotgun sequence encodes:
- the LOC104212869 gene encoding uncharacterized protein, with the protein MLHACVLDFKGGHLQLIEFAYNNINHSSIQIAPFEALYGRRCGSHIGWFEIWEDELIGPDLVHQAMEKVKTIKERLKTAQSRQKSYLDIRRRDLESREDDWVFLNVSPIKGIIVFHVSMLNKVIGDPSLIVPVETIEINEQLSFEEILVSILDRQVRKLRNKEITSVKVLWRNQQVEEATWEAEEEMKIK; encoded by the exons ATGTTACATGCTTGCGTCCTTGACTTCAAAGGTGGCCATTTAcaactcatagaatttgcttacaacaacatcaatcatTCTAGTATTCAGATTGCCCCGTTCGAGGCgttatatggtaggagatgtgGATCTCAcattgggtggttcgagattTGGGAAGATGAGTTGATAGGACCAGACCTCGTGCATCAAGCTATGGAAAAGGTTAAGACCATTAAGGAGCGGTTGAAGACtgctcagagtcgtcaaaagtccTATTTGGATATTCGTCGTAGAGATTTGGAATCTagagaagatgattgggtattcttgaatGTTTCCCCCATAAAGGGTATAATCG tgtttcatgtgtccatgttgaatAAAGTAATCGGGGATCCGTCGCTTATTGTGCCAGTTGAGACTATCGAGATTAATGAACAACTGTCATTTGAAGAAATTCTAGTTTCCATTCTTGACAgacaagttcgaaagttgaggaaTAAAGAAATCACCTCCGTGAAAGTGCTATGGCGAAACCAGCAGGTTGAAGAGgctacttgggaggccgaggaagaaatgaaaataaaGTAG